Genomic segment of bacterium:
CGCATAGGCCAACCTAGTCGAGCTGTAAGTGGCGCAGACCACGTAACGGCAATGTCGAGCGCACGAATATAATTCACGCTCTCGTTCTGTGAAACACGTCCTGTGACAATGAATTTGTTTGTTACTCGGGAAGACTCGATTTTTTTCCTAAATTGATTTTCAGCAGAACCTCCACCGACAATGAGGCATTTGATTTTTGGAAATGAAAGCGCGAGTTTTTCAACTACTTCGATAATGGGACTATCTAAATGGTAGGGTAAAATGCTTCCGACATTGCCTATCAAAGGACCATCATTTGGAAGACCAAGTTTTTCCCTCAATATAGATTTTTTAATTTGGTGATTATACAAATTTATATCGACGCCATTTGGAAGAAAGTGAGTTTTATTGGGATTCGGGTCGAAACCCGCGAGAGTTTTCCCTAGTTCGGGTGATACGGCTATAACTCCCGATGAGATGTGAATACGCTTTTTAAGTGAGAAATACCAATCTAAGAGCGCTGCTGCTTTGGATTTTAGGCTAGCTCTTTTAGCCTCATCTTTAGCGGATCCATTCACCTCTAGAATTACTGGTAACCCCGCTTTTTTTGCATCTAAGAGTATTTTATTTCCATTATAAAAATCTCTCACATAGGCAATATCGAAGCTTTTGCGGTTATCTTTAATCCATCTACCTGCAGTTCTAGCCCAAAACGGTGCTTTTGATATATTCGAAGGAATATATTTTACTTCGACGGCATCGAGTGAATAGGGCTTAGCAAACTCGGGGGCAATAATAGTAACTGAGTGTCCTCGAGAGGCAAGACCACCGGCGATAGCTCCTACATGAACCGGAACTGCTCCTTGCTGTGAAAGCGGGGCGTATGCAACATATAGAACTCTCACGCCGTTTATACTTCCCCTATTCTGGGAGCAAGTAAATAAAGAATAGCCATTCTCACTGCGACACCATTTGTAACCTGCGGAAGAATGACAGAATAATCAGAGTCCGCAACATCTTGAGTTATTTCCACACCACGGTTCATGGGTCCGGGATGCATCACTATATGGTCTTTATCCATCATCTCGACAAGGTTTTTATTGATTCCCCATACAGCAACATATTCCCGAAGCGA
This window contains:
- a CDS encoding glycosyltransferase family 4 protein yields the protein MRVLYVAYAPLSQQGAVPVHVGAIAGGLASRGHSVTIIAPEFAKPYSLDAVEVKYIPSNISKAPFWARTAGRWIKDNRKSFDIAYVRDFYNGNKILLDAKKAGLPVILEVNGSAKDEAKRASLKSKAAALLDWYFSLKKRIHISSGVIAVSPELGKTLAGFDPNPNKTHFLPNGVDINLYNHQIKKSILREKLGLPNDGPLIGNVGSILPYHLDSPIIEVVEKLALSFPKIKCLIVGGGSAENQFRKKIESSRVTNKFIVTGRVSQNESVNYIRALDIAVTWSAPLTARLGWPMRLSTYAASAIPIVAPDWGVYNFFAEKGALVPAKNGTAEATVDAIRSLLMNKKYADNVAENGRKLAETELGWDVIVEKTERIMLNAINSNRSENG